The following are encoded in a window of Equus quagga isolate Etosha38 unplaced genomic scaffold, UCLA_HA_Equagga_1.0 121004_RagTag, whole genome shotgun sequence genomic DNA:
- the LOC124232814 gene encoding interleukin-1 beta-like, producing the protein MKGSFQDLDLSSTGDGGIQLQFSHQLYNKTFKHVVSIIVAMEKLKKIPVPCSQAFQDDDLRSLFSVIFEEEPIICDNWDEGYVCDAAVHSVNCRLRDIYHKSLVLSGACELQAVHLNGENTNQQVVFCMSFVQGEEETDKIPVALGLKGKNLYLSCGTKDGKPILQLETVDPNTYPKRKMEKRFVFNKMEIKGNVEFESAMYPNWYISTSQAEKKPVFLGNTRGGRDITDFIMEITSA; encoded by the exons ggcagcttcCAAGACCTGGACCTCAGCTCCACAGGAGATGGGGGCATCCAGCTTCAATTCTCCCACCAACTTTACAACAAGACTTTCAAGCATGTCGTGTCAATCATTGTGGCTATGGAGAAGCTGAAGAAGATACCCGTTCCCTGCTCACAGGCCTTCCAGGATGATGACTTGAGGAGCCTCTTTTCTGTCATCTTTGAAGAAG AACCCATCATCTGCGACAACTGGGATGAAGGTTATGTATGTGATGCAGCTGTGCATTCAGTGAACTGCAGACTCCGGGACATATACCATAAATCCCTGGTGCTGTCCGGTGCATGCGAGCTGCAGGCTGTCCACCTCAATGGAGAGAATACAAACCAACAAG tgGTGTTCTGCATGAGCTTTGTGCAAGGAGAAGAAGAGACTGACAAGATACCTGTGGCCTTGGGCCTCAAGGGAAAGAATCTGTACCTGTCTTGTGGGACGAAAGATGGGAAGCCCATCCTGCAGCTGGAG ACAGTAGACCCCAATACTTAcccaaagaggaaaatggaaaagcgATTTGTCTTCAACAAGATGGAAATCAAGGGCAACGTGGAATTTGAGTCTGCAATGTACCCCAACTGGTACATCAGCACctctcaagcagaaaaaaagccCGTCTTCCTAGGAAATACCAGAGGCGGCCGGGACATAACTGATTTCATCATGGAAATCACCTCTGCCTAA